In Desulfobulbus oralis, one DNA window encodes the following:
- the lptF gene encoding LPS export ABC transporter permease LptF, with amino-acid sequence MNNPVRSLWSGRPPFLLYSYIAAELLAPFFASFVLLYGIFFLVQLIPLLDVVLVLRIGIADFIRLNAYLFPHMLLYIIPMASMIGVIICFSRLANDREILAFKACGISLRQMLPPVLVVSAVIAAVTGYFSVKLIPRGEQSMKQLMFQLAKEKIDKGLKEREFTEALGDIVVYVEDIDEQQNWHGVYVSDSRGRVQPLITVARSGQLRSDVEHMQAVVVLENGTLHNVDNTLVHKDYLRQDNQVLRFKRYQLQIPLQTPGGGLGKQGRGAMTQSQLLAAAKQVGRHSKEGLSYRSTFHHRLSMPVGCFILSLIGLPLALQAGPGRRAVGIPLGLAVFVGYYIAFTLAKVLCESRILPMALGMWLPNALFLLFALYFLWRVDQERPLLPERVHVALVLRYDRYLRPVLLAVRSWGRALLVRFLGRPAQQSQGGLDAGAGLLIHANVHTRAFHFPECAQYDSPQCRIEFKDARVAREAGFHPCGFCATLLDRKRR; translated from the coding sequence ATGAATAATCCTGTCCGATCCCTCTGGTCAGGGCGGCCGCCTTTTCTGCTCTACAGCTACATAGCGGCGGAACTGCTGGCGCCCTTTTTTGCGAGCTTTGTTCTGCTCTACGGCATCTTTTTTCTGGTGCAGCTCATTCCGCTTCTGGATGTGGTGCTGGTCCTGCGCATCGGCATTGCGGACTTCATCCGTCTGAACGCCTACCTCTTCCCCCATATGCTGCTCTACATCATCCCCATGGCCAGCATGATCGGGGTGATCATCTGCTTTTCCCGCCTCGCGAACGACCGGGAGATTCTGGCCTTCAAGGCCTGCGGCATCAGTCTCCGGCAGATGCTGCCGCCGGTGCTCGTGGTTTCGGCGGTCATCGCCGCGGTCACCGGCTATTTTTCCGTCAAGCTGATCCCCCGGGGCGAGCAGTCGATGAAGCAGCTTATGTTCCAGCTCGCCAAGGAAAAAATAGACAAGGGCCTGAAGGAACGGGAATTCACCGAGGCCCTGGGCGATATAGTGGTCTATGTGGAGGATATCGACGAGCAGCAGAACTGGCACGGCGTCTACGTGTCCGACTCCCGTGGCCGCGTGCAGCCGCTCATCACCGTGGCCAGGTCCGGCCAACTGCGCTCGGATGTGGAGCACATGCAGGCCGTGGTGGTGCTGGAAAACGGCACGCTGCACAATGTGGACAATACCTTGGTGCACAAGGACTACCTCCGGCAGGACAACCAGGTGCTGCGCTTCAAGCGCTACCAGTTGCAGATCCCCCTGCAAACGCCGGGCGGAGGGCTTGGCAAACAGGGACGCGGCGCCATGACCCAGAGCCAGCTTTTGGCCGCTGCGAAACAGGTGGGCCGGCACAGCAAGGAGGGTCTCAGCTACCGTTCGACCTTTCATCACCGCCTGAGCATGCCGGTGGGCTGTTTCATCCTGAGTCTGATCGGTCTGCCGCTGGCCCTGCAGGCTGGACCGGGCCGGCGCGCGGTGGGCATCCCCCTGGGGCTCGCCGTCTTTGTGGGCTATTACATTGCCTTTACCCTGGCCAAGGTGCTGTGCGAAAGCCGCATCCTGCCCATGGCCCTGGGCATGTGGCTGCCCAATGCCCTGTTCCTGCTCTTTGCGCTCTACTTTCTGTGGCGGGTGGACCAGGAACGGCCGCTTTTGCCGGAACGGGTGCACGTGGCCCTGGTTCTGCGCTATGACCGCTATCTACGCCCGGTTTTGCTCGCTGTCCGGAGCTGGGGCCGCGCCCTGCTGGTACGTTTTCTGGGCCGCCCGGCGCAGCAGAGCCAGGGCGGGCTGGATGCGGGTGCGGGTTTGCTGATCCACGCCAATGTGCACACCCGCGCCTTCCATTTTCCGGAATGCGCCCAGTACGATTCTCCGCAGTGCCGGATCGAATTCAAGGACGCCCGGGTCGCCAGGGAGGCAGGCTTCCATCCCTGCGGTTTTTGCGCCACCCTGCTGGACAGGAAAAGGCGCTGA
- the hemG gene encoding protoporphyrinogen oxidase encodes MLQTDICIVGGGISGLALAAFLLRERPGLPLVVLEQAARPGGIVKSFRQDGWLAEWGPHGFLDNCPEGRELVALAGLEQDLVRAPLGRFVRYLCLGGKLAPVPQTPAKILMAPLMRWQDKFGLAWRDLTRPFMTGEPTVAEWIRYRFGPAMLPFADAAYTGTYAGDLEKLRIDGVMPSLRALEKEYGSIIRALFARLRAKARERRKTGAGKLALPAMQSFRQGMEQLPLALAAQLQAEGLLHLETRVQGLRPDEDAKGWLVQTDGTGYRCRELVLALPANTALQLLPEGMEPPAAGLPEARLASVILGFGPEARIPFGFGYLAPEREQRFAMGTLFSSHMFPERAPADGQLLEVLVGGRRHPERLELEDNEMIRETLADLRQLIHLPAAPRFATVLRGEAGIPQAEQQYLQLLSWREQSARSSPHLHLLGFGWQGIGLNEMIREAKNLALRLLRRPSASQNEIKGVYM; translated from the coding sequence ATGCTGCAAACAGATATTTGCATTGTCGGCGGCGGCATCAGCGGTCTGGCCCTGGCGGCCTTTCTGCTTCGGGAACGCCCGGGGCTGCCGCTTGTGGTGCTGGAACAGGCCGCGCGGCCCGGCGGTATTGTCAAAAGTTTCCGGCAGGACGGCTGGCTGGCCGAATGGGGACCGCATGGCTTTCTGGACAACTGCCCGGAAGGCCGCGAGCTGGTGGCCCTGGCCGGGCTGGAACAGGATCTGGTGCGCGCGCCGCTCGGCCGCTTCGTGCGCTATCTGTGCCTGGGCGGCAAACTGGCGCCAGTGCCGCAAACGCCGGCAAAGATCCTCATGGCCCCGCTCATGCGTTGGCAGGACAAGTTCGGCCTGGCCTGGCGGGATCTGACCAGACCCTTCATGACCGGTGAACCGACTGTGGCGGAATGGATCCGCTACCGCTTTGGCCCGGCCATGCTGCCCTTTGCCGATGCGGCTTATACCGGCACCTATGCGGGTGATCTGGAGAAACTCCGCATCGACGGGGTGATGCCCTCCCTGCGCGCCCTGGAAAAGGAATACGGTTCCATCATCCGGGCGCTTTTCGCCAGGCTGCGCGCAAAAGCGCGGGAGCGCAGGAAGACCGGCGCCGGGAAACTGGCCCTGCCTGCCATGCAGAGTTTCCGGCAGGGCATGGAACAACTGCCTCTGGCCTTGGCGGCGCAACTGCAGGCTGAGGGCCTGTTACATCTGGAAACCAGGGTACAGGGGCTGAGGCCGGATGAGGATGCAAAGGGCTGGCTGGTGCAGACCGATGGGACCGGGTACCGGTGCCGCGAGCTGGTGTTGGCCCTGCCGGCGAACACGGCGCTTCAGCTTTTGCCGGAGGGCATGGAGCCGCCTGCAGCGGGGCTGCCCGAGGCGCGACTGGCCAGCGTTATCCTCGGTTTCGGCCCGGAAGCGCGCATTCCCTTCGGCTTTGGCTACCTGGCGCCGGAGCGGGAGCAGCGCTTCGCCATGGGCACGCTCTTTTCTTCCCACATGTTTCCGGAACGCGCACCGGCAGACGGCCAACTGCTGGAAGTGCTGGTGGGCGGCCGGCGGCACCCGGAACGGCTGGAGCTGGAAGACAATGAAATGATCCGGGAGACGCTGGCAGACCTGAGGCAGCTCATCCATCTGCCCGCAGCCCCCCGTTTTGCCACGGTCCTGCGCGGCGAGGCCGGGATTCCCCAGGCCGAGCAGCAGTATCTGCAGCTTTTGTCCTGGCGCGAGCAGAGCGCCCGCAGCAGCCCGCATCTGCACCTTCTGGGCTTTGGCTGGCAGGGCATAGGCCTGAACGAGATGATCCGGGAAGCCAAAAATCTGGCGCTCCGCCTTCTCAGGCGGCCATCAGCATCACAAAACGAAATCAAAGGCGTTTACATGTAA
- a CDS encoding adenosylcobalamin-dependent ribonucleoside-diphosphate reductase translates to MSESKPQSALTETAETVLQRRYYLKDENGKVLENWDILCRRVAKAVAAVDAGQPDAEELAGQFYTMMHSLDFLPNSPCLMNAGTDLGQLSACFVLPVEDSMDGIFTSIRNGALVHKTGGGTGYSFSRLRPKNAAVKSTQGVASGPLSFAAVFDAATETIKQGGKRRGANMGVLRVDHPDILAFISAKEDQSRYNNFNFSVAITDAFMQAVKDDASYDLVNPATGAVSDSLPARQVFEEIIDRAWHTGEPGVLFIDAANRDNATPQLGDFEATNPCGEQWLLPYESCNLGSINLGRFVTGGKVDSTRLAATVRLAVRFLDNVIDCNRFPIPEIAAMTQKTRKVGLGIMGLHDMLIQLELPYASQEGRKAAAEVMNFIHAEAEQASIALAKLKGAFPAYDPQYNKYPARRNAALTSIQPTGTVSMIADCASGCEPYFSIVMIKHVMDGDRLPMVNRLFEQVARREGFYSPRLMEKVAASGSVVGQQEIPEKWQEIFRTAQDIAPEDHIRMQGALQKSGVDSSISKTINMPNSATREDVRRGYLLAHELGCKGITVYRDGSREGQVLNAGNRSKDEKSAVVSTAGLQEKAMLPDVLNAKRYRLKDVNQSTIYLIVCFDEEENPMEVFAKFPFDNRVDLKDKSTMWTTTCRLVSLALRYQIPMGEIIKQLDRSSGHRLDLPAQLSRLLKSFMAGTRFGFASSCPECGGSLVFEEGCEHCLDCGYSKCA, encoded by the coding sequence ATGAGCGAGTCCAAGCCCCAATCTGCCCTGACTGAAACCGCGGAAACCGTTTTGCAACGCCGCTATTACCTGAAAGACGAGAACGGCAAGGTTCTCGAAAACTGGGATATCCTCTGCCGGCGGGTGGCCAAGGCCGTGGCGGCGGTGGATGCCGGTCAGCCGGATGCGGAAGAGCTGGCCGGGCAATTTTACACCATGATGCATTCCCTGGATTTTCTGCCCAACTCGCCCTGCCTGATGAACGCGGGCACCGACCTGGGTCAGCTCTCCGCCTGCTTCGTCCTGCCGGTGGAAGATTCCATGGACGGCATCTTCACCTCGATCAGAAACGGCGCTCTGGTGCACAAGACCGGCGGCGGCACCGGCTATTCCTTTTCCCGCCTCAGGCCCAAAAACGCGGCGGTGAAATCCACCCAGGGCGTGGCCTCCGGCCCGCTCAGCTTTGCCGCGGTGTTCGACGCCGCCACCGAGACCATCAAGCAGGGCGGCAAGCGCCGGGGCGCGAACATGGGTGTTCTGCGCGTGGATCATCCGGACATTCTCGCCTTTATCAGCGCCAAGGAAGACCAGAGCCGCTACAACAACTTCAACTTCAGTGTGGCCATCACCGATGCCTTCATGCAGGCCGTAAAGGACGACGCCAGCTACGACCTTGTCAATCCGGCCACCGGGGCGGTGAGCGACAGCCTGCCCGCCCGGCAGGTCTTCGAGGAGATCATCGACCGGGCCTGGCATACGGGCGAGCCGGGCGTGCTCTTCATCGACGCGGCCAACCGCGACAACGCCACCCCGCAACTGGGCGACTTCGAGGCCACCAATCCCTGCGGCGAGCAGTGGCTTTTGCCCTACGAATCCTGCAATCTGGGTTCCATCAATCTGGGCCGCTTTGTGACCGGCGGCAAGGTGGACTCGACCCGGCTGGCTGCCACGGTGCGCCTTGCGGTGCGCTTTCTGGACAACGTCATCGACTGCAACCGCTTTCCCATCCCGGAAATCGCGGCCATGACCCAGAAGACCCGCAAGGTGGGCCTGGGCATCATGGGCCTGCACGACATGCTGATTCAGCTGGAGCTGCCCTATGCCAGTCAGGAAGGCCGGAAAGCGGCCGCCGAGGTCATGAACTTCATCCATGCGGAAGCGGAGCAGGCGTCGATCGCCCTGGCCAAACTCAAGGGCGCGTTTCCGGCGTATGACCCGCAGTACAACAAATATCCGGCCCGCCGCAACGCGGCCCTCACCTCCATTCAGCCCACCGGCACGGTGTCCATGATTGCCGACTGCGCCTCGGGCTGCGAGCCCTATTTCTCCATCGTCATGATCAAGCACGTGATGGATGGCGACCGGCTGCCGATGGTGAACAGGCTCTTCGAGCAGGTGGCCCGGCGCGAGGGCTTTTATTCGCCCCGGCTCATGGAAAAGGTGGCGGCGAGCGGTTCGGTTGTCGGGCAGCAGGAGATTCCGGAGAAATGGCAGGAGATTTTCCGCACCGCCCAGGACATCGCCCCGGAAGACCATATCCGGATGCAGGGCGCGCTCCAGAAAAGCGGTGTGGATTCCTCCATCAGCAAGACTATCAATATGCCGAACAGCGCCACCAGGGAGGATGTGCGCCGTGGCTACCTGCTGGCCCATGAGTTGGGTTGCAAGGGCATTACCGTGTACCGGGACGGCTCCCGCGAAGGTCAGGTGCTGAACGCGGGCAACAGGAGCAAGGACGAAAAGAGCGCGGTGGTTTCAACCGCCGGCCTGCAGGAAAAGGCCATGCTGCCGGATGTGCTGAACGCCAAGCGCTACCGCCTGAAAGACGTCAACCAGAGCACCATTTACCTGATTGTCTGCTTTGACGAGGAAGAAAACCCGATGGAGGTCTTCGCCAAGTTCCCCTTTGACAACCGGGTCGATCTGAAGGACAAGTCCACCATGTGGACCACGACCTGCCGGCTGGTGTCCCTGGCCCTCCGCTACCAGATTCCCATGGGCGAAATCATCAAACAGCTCGACCGGTCCAGCGGCCACCGCCTGGATTTGCCCGCCCAGCTCAGCCGGCTGCTCAAGTCCTTCATGGCCGGCACCCGCTTCGGCTTCGCCTCGTCCTGCCCCGAATGCGGCGGCAGTCTGGTGTTTGAAGAGGGCTGTGAACACTGCCTGGACTGCGGCTACTCCAAGTGCGCATAA
- a CDS encoding Rne/Rng family ribonuclease — MFTDILINATPYENRIALMENGVLKEFYIDRPEQKGLIGNIYLGRVVRVLPGIDAAFIDIGLERTGFLYVDEAVHSLSSCYRHLHSGSRDLFGVSAEFPTNLTIDRILEEGQCILVQIAKEPIGSKGARLTCNITLPCRNLVYMPLTDHIGISRKIEDEATRQLLRDRLEELRPPGAGFIMRTVAENTCNEELKADMAFLLQLWDEILAKSKKAAEPERIYEDLNLILRTVRDFFTDDVNEVVTDNRAVCEQLISYARSFIPHLETKISFHDGDLPLFEQYGIESDINSALEKKVWLRSGGYIVIEPTEALTVIDVNTGRYVHASDLAATIFRTNMEAVREIAHQLRLRNIGGIIIIDFIDMESEDEREALGRALEEAMKDDKSRINILKISEFGLVQMTRKRLSESITQAMCEPCCYCGGDGRLKSRRTIAHEIFRKISRDASKIGGTSLTIKVNPKVADMLLHEEAHSIRYLEDATGKRFTIIPVPEMYVKRYDIIWNE, encoded by the coding sequence ATGTTTACCGATATTCTCATCAACGCCACGCCCTACGAGAACCGCATCGCCCTGATGGAAAATGGCGTACTCAAGGAGTTCTATATTGACCGGCCGGAGCAGAAAGGTCTGATCGGCAATATCTACCTGGGCCGGGTTGTGCGGGTTTTGCCGGGTATTGACGCGGCCTTTATCGACATCGGCCTGGAGCGGACCGGCTTTCTCTACGTGGACGAGGCGGTCCATTCGCTCTCGAGCTGCTACCGCCACCTCCATTCCGGCTCCCGGGACTTGTTCGGGGTGTCCGCCGAGTTCCCGACCAACCTCACCATAGACCGGATCCTGGAAGAGGGGCAGTGCATTCTGGTGCAGATCGCCAAGGAGCCGATCGGCTCCAAGGGCGCCCGGCTGACCTGCAACATCACGCTGCCCTGCCGCAATCTGGTGTACATGCCGCTGACCGACCACATCGGCATTTCCCGCAAGATCGAGGACGAAGCCACGCGCCAGCTCCTGCGCGACCGGCTGGAAGAACTCCGGCCGCCCGGAGCCGGCTTCATCATGCGCACGGTGGCGGAAAACACCTGCAATGAGGAGCTGAAGGCGGACATGGCCTTTCTGCTCCAGCTCTGGGACGAAATTCTGGCCAAATCGAAAAAGGCGGCCGAACCGGAGCGTATCTACGAAGACCTGAACCTCATTCTGCGCACGGTGCGGGACTTTTTTACCGACGACGTGAACGAGGTGGTGACCGATAACCGGGCCGTGTGCGAACAGTTGATTTCCTACGCCCGGAGCTTCATTCCCCATCTGGAAACCAAGATCAGCTTCCATGACGGCGATCTGCCGCTCTTCGAGCAGTACGGCATCGAATCGGACATCAACAGCGCTTTGGAAAAAAAGGTATGGCTGCGTTCCGGCGGCTATATCGTTATCGAGCCCACCGAGGCGCTGACGGTCATCGATGTGAACACGGGCCGCTACGTGCATGCGAGCGATCTGGCGGCCACCATCTTCCGCACCAACATGGAGGCGGTGCGGGAAATCGCCCACCAGCTCAGGCTGCGCAACATCGGCGGCATCATCATCATCGACTTTATCGATATGGAGAGCGAGGATGAGCGCGAGGCGCTGGGCCGGGCGCTGGAAGAGGCCATGAAGGACGACAAGAGCAGGATCAATATCCTGAAGATCTCGGAATTCGGCCTGGTGCAGATGACCAGGAAGCGGCTTTCCGAGAGCATCACCCAGGCCATGTGCGAACCCTGCTGTTACTGCGGCGGGGATGGCCGCCTGAAATCCCGGCGGACCATTGCCCACGAAATTTTCCGTAAAATCAGCCGGGATGCCTCGAAAATCGGCGGCACCAGCCTCACCATTAAGGTCAATCCCAAGGTGGCGGACATGCTTTTGCATGAAGAAGCGCACAGCATCCGGTATCTGGAAGACGCAACCGGCAAGCGCTTCACCATCATTCCCGTACCGGAGATGTACGTCAAACGATACGACATCATCTGGAACGAATAA
- a CDS encoding CBS and ACT domain-containing protein translates to MYIGSIMRTDLITVAPKTTLVEAKELLEKHRIDHLLVVKSGKLAGVVSDRDLRQNWASPATALSAHELSYLLNTVTLGMIMVKTVVTAGPDTTIERAAWIMQVNNINSLPVMADGELVGIVTSTDVMAVLLNAIGMSEDSRRLGLFVEDQIGRLATVTAALRDAEVNIQSFFCYPVPGHRKLSQLVIRVHRADGERAAAALEKVGFRVMTHYSKDITPFLPEGCQRCS, encoded by the coding sequence ATGTATATTGGCAGCATCATGCGTACGGACCTGATCACGGTTGCTCCGAAAACCACGCTGGTGGAGGCGAAGGAGCTTTTGGAGAAACACCGCATCGACCATCTGCTGGTGGTGAAGAGCGGCAAGCTGGCGGGCGTGGTGTCTGACCGCGATCTCAGGCAGAACTGGGCTTCGCCTGCCACGGCCCTGAGCGCCCACGAGCTTTCCTACCTGCTCAACACGGTGACCCTGGGCATGATCATGGTAAAAACCGTGGTCACGGCCGGGCCGGACACCACCATCGAGCGGGCCGCCTGGATCATGCAGGTGAACAACATCAACAGTCTGCCCGTCATGGCGGACGGCGAGCTGGTGGGCATTGTCACCAGCACCGATGTCATGGCCGTGCTGCTGAACGCCATTGGCATGAGTGAGGACAGCCGCAGGCTCGGTCTCTTTGTGGAGGATCAAATCGGCCGGCTGGCCACGGTGACGGCAGCGCTCCGGGACGCGGAAGTCAATATCCAGAGCTTTTTCTGCTATCCGGTGCCGGGTCACCGGAAGCTCAGCCAACTGGTCATCCGCGTGCACCGGGCCGACGGCGAACGTGCCGCCGCAGCGCTGGAAAAGGTGGGTTTCCGCGTCATGACCCATTACAGCAAGGATATTACGCCCTTTCTGCCGGAGGGCTGTCAGCGCTGCAGTTGA
- the htpG gene encoding molecular chaperone HtpG, which produces MSAEVETREFQAETRKMLDIVINSLYTERDIFVRELVSNAADALEKFRYQSIAEKPAFDEHVPLEIVIDCDDKNHTLTITDTGIGMSKAELETNLGTIAHSGSGNFVEQLAEAAKKDLSLIGQFGVGFYSVFMAAKKVRVQSRPASGEEGHEWSSDGAGTYTIGPCPGLHRGTRIIIELKEDAQEYASKFTIERIIQQYSTFIPFPVKVEGKTVNTVQAIWARPKSEITDAEYNEFYKFIGGTSDEALYRFHFSADAPLAIQALLYVPKDNFEVLGMGRMEPGVNLYCQKVLIDQHSKNILPEWLRFLKGVVDSEDLPLNISRQALQDSSLVLKLKRVLTKRLIKFLGEEADSDPKKYQEFWRTFGIFIKEGVTSDFEYRDDLGKLLRFESSATEAGEMISLDTYVNRMAQGQDAIYYINGPSRAAVEHGPYVEMFRQKGVEILYTLEPVDDFVLNHLGKYRDRKLVSADREDLDLSKTTGTPQAEPPETPKEEPLSQDALNALCAWMKEVLGDRVEAVKPSARLVDSPAMIVNVGGFMTSSMERLLKASGQGDPMSMGGKKDMEINGASPLIKKLAALKDSDRDFAADLAWQMHDNARIQAGLDVDPLAMVQRSYRILDKAAGH; this is translated from the coding sequence ATGAGTGCAGAAGTGGAAACCCGGGAATTCCAGGCGGAAACCCGGAAGATGCTGGATATTGTCATCAACTCGCTGTACACGGAGCGGGATATCTTCGTGCGGGAGCTGGTCTCCAACGCCGCCGACGCGTTGGAGAAATTCCGCTACCAGAGCATTGCCGAAAAGCCTGCCTTTGACGAGCACGTACCGCTGGAGATTGTCATCGACTGCGATGACAAGAACCATACGCTGACCATCACCGATACCGGGATCGGCATGAGCAAGGCCGAGCTGGAGACCAATCTGGGCACCATTGCCCATTCCGGTTCCGGCAATTTTGTGGAGCAGCTGGCCGAGGCGGCGAAAAAGGATCTGAGTCTGATCGGCCAATTCGGCGTGGGCTTCTATTCGGTCTTCATGGCGGCAAAAAAGGTGCGGGTGCAGAGCCGGCCGGCGAGCGGCGAGGAAGGGCACGAGTGGAGTTCCGACGGCGCCGGCACCTACACCATCGGCCCCTGTCCCGGTCTGCACCGCGGCACCAGAATCATCATCGAACTGAAGGAAGATGCCCAGGAGTACGCCAGCAAGTTCACCATCGAGCGCATCATTCAGCAGTACTCCACCTTCATTCCCTTCCCGGTCAAGGTCGAAGGCAAGACGGTCAACACCGTGCAGGCCATCTGGGCGCGGCCGAAAAGCGAAATCACGGATGCCGAGTACAACGAATTTTACAAGTTCATCGGCGGCACTTCGGATGAGGCGCTCTACCGTTTCCACTTCAGCGCCGACGCGCCCCTGGCCATTCAGGCGCTGCTGTATGTGCCCAAGGACAACTTCGAGGTTTTGGGCATGGGCCGGATGGAGCCGGGCGTCAATCTCTACTGTCAGAAGGTACTGATCGACCAGCACAGCAAGAACATCCTGCCCGAGTGGCTGCGTTTTCTCAAAGGCGTGGTGGATTCCGAAGACCTGCCGCTCAATATTTCCCGTCAGGCCCTGCAGGACAGCAGCCTGGTGCTCAAACTGAAACGGGTGCTGACCAAGCGGCTCATCAAGTTCCTCGGCGAGGAGGCAGACAGCGACCCGAAGAAATATCAGGAGTTCTGGCGTACCTTCGGCATCTTCATCAAGGAAGGCGTGACCTCGGACTTCGAGTACAGGGACGATCTGGGCAAGCTCCTGCGCTTCGAATCCTCGGCCACCGAAGCAGGCGAAATGATCTCCCTGGACACCTATGTCAACCGCATGGCCCAGGGCCAGGATGCCATTTACTACATCAATGGGCCCAGCCGCGCGGCAGTGGAACACGGTCCCTACGTGGAAATGTTCCGCCAAAAGGGGGTGGAGATTCTGTATACCCTGGAGCCGGTGGACGACTTTGTTTTGAACCATCTGGGCAAATACCGGGACAGGAAACTGGTCTCCGCCGACCGGGAAGACCTGGATCTTTCCAAAACCACGGGTACGCCGCAGGCGGAGCCGCCTGAAACGCCAAAGGAGGAGCCGCTCTCCCAGGATGCGCTCAACGCCCTCTGCGCCTGGATGAAGGAAGTGCTGGGCGACCGGGTGGAGGCGGTCAAACCCTCGGCCCGGCTGGTGGACAGCCCGGCCATGATTGTGAACGTGGGCGGCTTCATGACCTCCTCCATGGAGCGCCTGCTCAAGGCCTCCGGTCAGGGCGACCCCATGAGCATGGGCGGCAAAAAGGACATGGAGATCAACGGGGCCAGCCCGCTGATCAAGAAGCTCGCAGCGCTGAAGGACAGCGACCGGGACTTTGCCGCCGATCTGGCCTGGCAGATGCACGACAACGCCCGTATCCAGGCCGGGCTGGATGTCGACCCGCTGGCCATGGTGCAGCGCAGCTACCGCATTCTGGACAAGGCGGCCGGCCACTGA
- a CDS encoding M23 family metallopeptidase translates to MAKHRRYGAAPGGFLRGIFYKILILITVAALVAAWFAFEIEKPGLELESKPALLGGHVEVPLRASDQKSGLSLVSVRLKQGETDKTFFLKTFPRQSWFNNAGPRAFSARVSLDVGEAGFREGPAELVIEARDQSLMGFFRGNSQTITLPVTVDTTPPLVRMKTSKIYLQPGGSAALIYTVSEQPVRHGVMLDDHFFPGQPTKKPDTYIAYFALPWDAKAVGSASVCAWDAAGNRAQTNFIATFRPLKKKQDTITLSDAFLQWKLPEFKQHYPEMQGDLLTQYLYVNGEVRRQNEARVAELCAVTASEQLWQGHFMRMPGAIRATFADQRTYLYQGRVVDAQTHLGVDIASVAQADVRAANRGKVVLAENLGIFGNVVMLDHGQGLFSLYAHLTSIDTQVGAMLEQNQLLGHSGMTGMAGGDHLHYAMLVHGVFVTPVEWWDQRWIDINIRPLLNE, encoded by the coding sequence ATGGCAAAACACCGGCGCTATGGCGCAGCACCCGGCGGCTTTCTGCGCGGCATTTTTTATAAGATTCTGATCCTGATTACGGTCGCTGCTCTGGTGGCCGCATGGTTCGCCTTTGAAATCGAAAAGCCCGGGCTGGAGCTGGAATCCAAGCCGGCCCTTTTGGGCGGACATGTCGAAGTGCCGCTCAGGGCCAGCGATCAGAAAAGCGGTCTCTCACTCGTCAGCGTGAGGCTGAAACAGGGCGAGACCGACAAGACGTTCTTTCTGAAGACTTTTCCCCGGCAGAGCTGGTTCAACAACGCCGGCCCCAGGGCATTTTCCGCCAGGGTGTCCCTGGATGTCGGGGAGGCGGGTTTCAGGGAGGGGCCGGCGGAACTGGTCATCGAGGCCCGCGACCAGTCGCTCATGGGCTTTTTCCGCGGCAACAGCCAGACGATCACGCTGCCGGTCACCGTGGACACCACGCCGCCCCTGGTCCGCATGAAGACCTCGAAGATCTACCTGCAGCCCGGAGGCAGCGCAGCCCTGATCTATACGGTCTCGGAACAGCCGGTCCGCCACGGCGTCATGTTGGACGACCATTTTTTCCCTGGCCAGCCCACCAAAAAGCCGGATACCTACATCGCCTATTTCGCCCTGCCCTGGGATGCCAAAGCCGTGGGCTCCGCCTCGGTGTGCGCCTGGGACGCGGCCGGCAACAGGGCGCAGACCAACTTTATCGCGACCTTCAGGCCGCTGAAGAAAAAGCAGGACACCATCACCTTAAGCGATGCCTTTCTGCAGTGGAAGCTGCCGGAGTTCAAACAGCACTATCCCGAGATGCAGGGCGATCTGCTGACGCAGTATCTCTACGTGAACGGCGAGGTGCGGCGGCAGAACGAGGCCAGGGTCGCCGAACTCTGCGCGGTCACGGCGTCCGAGCAGCTTTGGCAGGGCCACTTCATGCGGATGCCGGGCGCGATCCGGGCCACCTTTGCCGATCAGCGCACCTATCTGTATCAGGGGCGGGTGGTGGATGCGCAGACCCATCTGGGCGTGGATATCGCCTCCGTGGCCCAGGCCGATGTCCGGGCGGCCAACCGCGGCAAGGTGGTTTTGGCTGAAAATCTGGGCATTTTCGGCAATGTGGTCATGCTGGATCACGGTCAGGGCCTGTTCAGCCTTTACGCGCATCTGACGAGCATCGACACCCAGGTGGGCGCCATGCTGGAGCAGAACCAGCTCCTGGGCCATTCCGGAATGACCGGCATGGCCGGCGGCGACCATCTCCACTATGCCATGCTGGTGCATGGCGTCTTTGTCACGCCGGTCGAGTGGTGGGACCAGCGCTGGATCGATATCAACATCAGGCCCCTGCTGAATGAATAA